The Bremerella alba genome includes a window with the following:
- a CDS encoding TIGR01457 family HAD-type hydrolase: MSKGFLIDMDGVMYRGGQMIPGADTFIRQLRDDGTPFLFLTNNSQRTRRDVVTKLSRMGIDVEEQQVFTCAMATARFLAGQKPNGTAYVLGEGGLLNALHQNGYSVVDQDPDFVVVGEGRTLNWDMVETATQMILDGAKLIATNDDPNCPTWRGTRPGAGATIAFLEKATGRKALSIGKPSPLMMRMARKEIGLETSETVMIGDTMETDILGGVQMGYQTILVLTGGTRLEDIPKHPYQPDMVIDSIAELVRKKDDRVVLRTQVTVPDDSANEFVASLRR; the protein is encoded by the coding sequence ATGAGTAAGGGATTTTTGATCGACATGGATGGCGTCATGTATCGCGGGGGCCAGATGATCCCTGGCGCCGATACATTTATTCGACAGCTTCGAGATGATGGAACCCCGTTTCTATTCTTGACCAATAATAGTCAGCGAACGCGACGCGACGTCGTAACCAAATTGTCCCGCATGGGAATCGATGTGGAAGAGCAACAGGTCTTTACCTGTGCGATGGCGACCGCTCGTTTTCTCGCCGGGCAGAAGCCTAACGGCACCGCGTATGTCCTGGGCGAAGGTGGGCTGCTGAACGCGCTTCACCAAAATGGATACTCGGTCGTCGACCAAGATCCAGACTTTGTGGTTGTGGGTGAAGGCCGCACGCTGAACTGGGACATGGTCGAAACGGCAACCCAAATGATACTGGACGGGGCCAAACTGATTGCGACCAATGACGATCCGAATTGCCCCACCTGGCGCGGTACGCGTCCCGGTGCTGGGGCGACGATCGCCTTTCTCGAAAAAGCGACCGGCCGCAAGGCGCTAAGCATCGGCAAACCGAGCCCATTGATGATGCGTATGGCTCGCAAGGAGATAGGCCTGGAAACCTCCGAGACCGTGATGATCGGGGATACGATGGAAACCGATATTCTCGGTGGCGTACAGATGGGCTACCAGACGATCCTGGTGCTTACCGGCGGCACCCGTCTAGAGGATATCCCCAAGCATCCCTACCAACCGGACATGGTCATTGACTCAATCGCTGAGTTGGTGCGAAAGAAAGATGATCGCGTTGTCTTGCGGACACAGGTAACTGTACCGGACGACTCTGCCAACGAATTCGTGGCTTCGCTGCGACGATAA
- a CDS encoding cytochrome c oxidase subunit I — MSTITPETQIDSGHNDDPSSNYLTSSSGFMSWAFTLDHKRIGVMYLVGIFGSFFLGGVLALLLRLHLLVPNGLFGDWVSLDRYNQLFTLHGAVMTFLFIIPSIPAALGNFVLPLMVGAKDVAFPRMNLASFHLWVFGAIFFLIALVTTGLDTGWTFYTPYSIETQTNVIAATIGAFILGFSSIFTGLNFIVTVNTMRPPGMTWFKMPLFMWAIYATAIIQILATPILGITLLLLMGERILGIGIFDPSMGGDPVLFQHFFWFYSHPAVYIMILPAMGIMSELMSVYSRKPIFGYTFIAYSSIAIALLGFLVWGHHMFVSGQSPMAAVIFSGLTFSVSIPSAIKVFNWTATMYKGNINLATPMCYALSFIFLFTIGGLTGLFLGALATDIHLHDTYFVVAHFHYVMMGGTVIAFVGGLYHWWPKIFGVMYNEFFGRLFCAVVFFGFNLTFLPQFVMGSRGMPRRYATYVDEYQIYHVLSTIGALTLGIGMVGAIAVLVISLFNGRKAPANPWGAATLEWTCTSPPPYYNFAHAPHVGSPYDYSDLKYDARIGGYVKDPNASKTTPPDQH; from the coding sequence ATGTCCACGATTACACCTGAAACACAAATTGACAGCGGTCACAACGACGACCCCAGCTCGAACTACCTTACTAGTTCTTCTGGATTCATGTCGTGGGCTTTTACACTCGATCACAAGCGGATCGGTGTGATGTACCTCGTTGGGATTTTCGGCTCGTTTTTTCTAGGGGGCGTGCTGGCTCTCTTGTTGCGATTGCACCTGTTGGTTCCCAATGGGTTGTTTGGCGACTGGGTTTCTCTCGACCGCTACAACCAGCTGTTTACACTGCATGGTGCGGTGATGACCTTTTTGTTCATCATCCCTAGCATTCCAGCCGCTCTGGGTAACTTTGTCCTTCCACTGATGGTCGGCGCAAAGGACGTGGCGTTTCCACGTATGAACCTGGCCAGCTTCCACCTGTGGGTCTTCGGTGCGATCTTCTTCTTGATTGCCCTGGTTACCACAGGTTTGGATACCGGTTGGACCTTCTACACCCCATATAGTATTGAAACGCAAACCAACGTGATCGCCGCGACCATCGGGGCGTTCATCCTCGGTTTCAGCTCGATCTTCACCGGTTTGAACTTTATCGTCACCGTGAACACCATGCGGCCCCCAGGCATGACCTGGTTCAAGATGCCGCTGTTCATGTGGGCCATTTACGCCACGGCCATTATTCAGATTTTGGCGACGCCAATTCTGGGTATTACGCTGCTATTGCTTATGGGCGAACGTATTCTGGGTATCGGAATCTTCGATCCAAGCATGGGCGGTGACCCTGTGTTGTTCCAGCACTTCTTCTGGTTCTATTCGCACCCGGCCGTGTACATCATGATTCTTCCAGCGATGGGCATCATGAGCGAACTGATGTCGGTTTACAGCCGCAAGCCTATCTTCGGCTATACGTTCATTGCTTACAGCTCGATCGCGATCGCCTTGCTGGGCTTCCTGGTCTGGGGGCATCATATGTTCGTCAGCGGTCAGAGTCCGATGGCGGCGGTGATCTTCAGTGGCTTGACCTTTAGCGTGTCGATCCCGTCGGCGATCAAGGTCTTCAACTGGACCGCGACGATGTACAAAGGAAATATCAATCTGGCGACGCCCATGTGCTACGCCTTGTCGTTCATCTTCCTGTTCACCATCGGCGGCCTGACAGGCTTGTTCCTGGGTGCGTTGGCAACTGACATTCACTTGCACGACACCTACTTTGTCGTCGCTCACTTTCACTACGTGATGATGGGCGGAACGGTCATTGCGTTCGTCGGCGGTCTGTACCACTGGTGGCCTAAGATCTTTGGTGTGATGTACAACGAATTCTTCGGACGTCTGTTTTGTGCAGTGGTCTTCTTCGGATTCAACCTGACCTTCCTTCCGCAGTTCGTGATGGGCTCGCGCGGGATGCCACGGCGTTATGCCACTTATGTTGACGAGTACCAGATTTACCACGTCCTCTCCACGATCGGTGCGTTGACGTTGGGTATCGGGATGGTGGGCGCGATTGCCGTGCTAGTCATTTCGCTCTTCAACGGACGCAAGGCTCCGGCCAATCCATGGGGTGCGGCGACTTTGGAATGGACCTGCACCAGCCCACCTCCTTATTACAACTTTGCACATGCACCGCACGTAGGCTCCCCCTACGACTATAGCGACCTGAAATACGACGCCCGAATCGGCGGCTACGTGAAAGATCCTAACGCGTCTAAGACGACCCCGCCGGATCAACACTAA
- the coxB gene encoding cytochrome c oxidase subunit II translates to MYSILADTMFFPPERSSVAGTVDGLFDFIYYLSLFFFVLVVGFMIYFVLKYYQRPGHTETPSPSHNEALEITWSIIPSILVGVIFFFGFTEYLNMREAPENSYEIQVIANKWNWLFRYPNGAESSDLHIPVDRDVKFLLQSQDVLHSFYIPAFRIKMDCVPGRYTWTWARATDTTGSGIDDSSHDPFHLFCAEYCGQKHSQMRALVYVHETADFELWVEKAANILENNTPEEAGEILFKRKGCAQCHSLDGDNSAKYAGPPLNGQWGTDRQVLPRGSSSPITVKMDENYVRQSIRQPNAEIVVGRKPGMTVFTPQLLKDEEITAIIAYLKTLK, encoded by the coding sequence ATGTATTCCATCCTGGCGGATACCATGTTCTTCCCGCCCGAGCGGTCGTCGGTCGCTGGAACGGTAGACGGGTTGTTCGACTTTATCTACTACCTGTCGTTGTTCTTCTTCGTTCTGGTCGTCGGTTTCATGATTTACTTCGTCCTGAAGTATTATCAACGCCCCGGCCATACCGAAACGCCCTCCCCTTCGCACAACGAAGCGTTGGAAATCACTTGGAGCATTATTCCTTCCATCTTGGTAGGCGTGATCTTTTTCTTCGGTTTCACTGAGTATCTCAACATGCGAGAAGCTCCTGAGAATTCCTATGAAATCCAAGTCATCGCCAATAAATGGAATTGGTTGTTCCGCTATCCCAACGGGGCCGAATCGAGCGATTTGCATATACCGGTCGATCGAGACGTGAAGTTTCTTTTGCAGTCGCAAGATGTTCTTCACAGTTTCTATATCCCTGCGTTCCGCATCAAAATGGACTGCGTTCCAGGCCGTTACACCTGGACTTGGGCCAGAGCAACGGATACGACCGGTAGTGGGATTGATGACAGTTCGCACGACCCATTCCACCTTTTCTGTGCTGAGTATTGCGGTCAGAAACACTCGCAAATGCGTGCTTTAGTCTACGTTCACGAAACGGCAGACTTTGAACTATGGGTCGAAAAAGCGGCTAACATTCTGGAGAACAACACGCCAGAAGAGGCCGGTGAGATCCTTTTCAAGCGAAAGGGATGTGCTCAGTGTCACTCGTTGGATGGTGATAATTCCGCCAAGTACGCTGGTCCGCCACTCAACGGCCAATGGGGCACAGATCGACAAGTCCTTCCGCGAGGTTCCAGTTCTCCGATCACAGTTAAGATGGACGAAAACTATGTTCGTCAATCGATACGTCAACCTAACGCTGAGATCGTCGTCGGACGCAAGCCAGGCATGACCGTCTTCACGCCGCAGCTGCTCAAAGACGAAGAAATTACGGCGATCATCGCCTACTTGAAAACACTTAAGTAG
- a CDS encoding ATP-binding cassette domain-containing protein, giving the protein MPLITLKNVRHAYHDRPLFTDVSFVLEPGQRVCLMGRNGAGKSTLMKILAGEVIPDDGEIALATGLTRAQMAQTVPTDDRGTVYDVVADGVGGMAEILREYHAITHQLAENLTDETAKRLDELQHEIDTQDGWNLQNQIEQTLTKTGLDGELVFQKLSAGMKRRVLLARALVNDPDLLLLDEPTNHLDIDSILWLEKLLTNISCSIVFVTHDRAFARKLATRVIDVDRGRVTSWSCGYDEYLKRKAAALEAEEKEQALFNKKLAQEEVWIRQGIKARRTRNEGRVRALKEMRNQYSDRRKHVGSVKMEAHVGDRSGQLVFKADQLAHRFGDLRIVNDFSTVIMRGDKVGIIGRNGIGKSTLLRILLGQMKPDQGGVKIGTNVQIAYFDQLQARLDPEQTLRENIGEGNEFVKINGNSKHVVGYLQEFLFTPEQANRAIKYLSGGERNRLLLAQLFAKPSNVLVLDEPTNDLDSDTMELLEDLVVNYPGTILVVSHDREFLNNVVTSTISFEGDGVVLEYAGGYDDYLIQHKKDTTPPFEPASNEAKPGETPKPTAEKQEPTKPRGRKLSYKEQRELDGLPEKIENLEAEQEKIQAQMAEPSFYQKPQDEIKQVSQSLEAVGEKLMTCMERWEELATIKEAS; this is encoded by the coding sequence ATGCCGCTGATCACACTAAAAAACGTTCGCCATGCTTACCACGACCGGCCCCTGTTCACGGACGTATCGTTCGTCCTGGAGCCAGGGCAGCGGGTATGCCTGATGGGGCGAAACGGGGCTGGGAAATCAACCCTGATGAAGATCCTGGCTGGCGAGGTCATACCGGATGATGGCGAAATTGCCCTGGCAACGGGGCTGACGCGAGCCCAAATGGCTCAAACGGTGCCTACTGACGACCGTGGGACGGTCTACGATGTGGTGGCCGATGGCGTCGGTGGCATGGCCGAGATTCTACGCGAGTACCACGCGATTACCCATCAGTTGGCTGAGAATCTAACGGATGAGACGGCCAAACGCCTGGATGAGCTGCAACACGAAATCGACACCCAGGATGGCTGGAATTTACAGAATCAAATTGAGCAAACGCTGACAAAAACCGGCCTCGACGGAGAGTTAGTCTTTCAAAAGCTGTCTGCCGGGATGAAACGGCGGGTATTGCTGGCTCGAGCCTTGGTCAACGATCCAGACCTCTTACTGCTGGACGAACCGACCAACCACTTAGACATCGATTCGATCCTGTGGCTCGAAAAGCTATTAACGAATATCTCGTGCTCGATTGTTTTCGTAACGCACGACCGGGCATTTGCTCGGAAGCTGGCGACTCGCGTTATCGATGTGGATCGCGGCCGGGTGACAAGTTGGTCCTGCGGTTACGACGAATACCTAAAACGAAAGGCCGCTGCGCTCGAGGCCGAGGAAAAGGAACAAGCACTTTTCAATAAGAAACTGGCCCAGGAAGAAGTCTGGATTCGCCAAGGAATCAAGGCACGACGTACGCGAAACGAAGGTCGTGTTCGTGCACTGAAGGAAATGCGAAACCAATACAGCGACCGCCGCAAGCATGTCGGCAGCGTGAAAATGGAAGCCCACGTCGGCGATCGTTCCGGTCAGTTGGTCTTCAAGGCCGATCAGCTGGCGCATCGATTTGGCGACCTGCGAATTGTGAACGACTTTTCGACCGTGATTATGCGGGGTGATAAGGTCGGCATCATTGGACGCAACGGTATCGGCAAGTCGACGTTGCTACGAATCCTTCTGGGGCAAATGAAGCCTGACCAAGGTGGAGTTAAGATCGGGACGAACGTGCAGATCGCCTACTTCGACCAGCTTCAGGCTCGGCTCGATCCAGAGCAAACTCTGCGCGAGAACATTGGAGAGGGCAACGAGTTCGTCAAAATTAACGGGAATTCAAAGCACGTGGTGGGATACTTGCAAGAGTTCCTCTTTACCCCAGAACAAGCCAATCGTGCCATCAAGTATTTGAGCGGTGGCGAACGTAACCGGTTGCTGTTGGCCCAATTGTTTGCCAAGCCGTCGAACGTGTTAGTGCTGGACGAACCGACCAATGACCTCGATTCAGATACCATGGAGCTGCTGGAAGATCTGGTCGTAAATTACCCCGGCACCATTTTGGTAGTAAGCCACGATCGTGAGTTCCTCAACAACGTCGTGACCAGCACGATCTCATTCGAGGGGGACGGTGTTGTCCTGGAATACGCAGGCGGTTACGACGACTATCTGATTCAACATAAGAAAGACACAACTCCACCGTTCGAGCCTGCCAGCAATGAAGCAAAGCCTGGCGAGACGCCGAAGCCGACTGCCGAAAAGCAGGAGCCCACGAAACCCCGCGGTCGAAAGTTGAGCTACAAAGAGCAGCGAGAATTAGACGGCCTGCCTGAGAAGATCGAAAACCTGGAAGCGGAACAGGAAAAAATTCAGGCCCAGATGGCCGAGCCGAGTTTCTATCAAAAGCCGCAAGATGAAATCAAACAGGTCTCGCAGAGCCTGGAAGCAGTCGGCGAAAAACTGATGACTTGCATGGAACGGTGGGAAGAACTTGCCACGATTAAAGAAGCAAGCTAA
- a CDS encoding cytochrome C oxidase subunit IV family protein — MSDHSTNHSDDHEHGLGHVMPLSILFGTFVTLLFFTGLTVFIADQDLGEIDIWIALAIATLKAGLVATYFMHLRYDKPINVLLFLFSLGFVALFLGITLLDSEQYQPQIKEFYEATTTVTVTEPPAPQ; from the coding sequence ATGTCTGACCATTCGACCAACCATTCTGATGATCACGAACATGGCTTAGGCCACGTGATGCCTTTGTCGATCCTGTTTGGGACCTTCGTGACACTGCTTTTTTTCACCGGTCTGACCGTTTTTATCGCGGATCAGGATCTGGGTGAAATCGATATTTGGATTGCTTTAGCAATCGCCACTCTGAAAGCTGGACTCGTCGCGACATACTTTATGCATCTTCGCTACGACAAGCCAATTAACGTCTTGTTGTTTTTGTTCAGCCTAGGCTTTGTGGCATTGTTCTTGGGCATTACTTTGCTTGACTCGGAACAATACCAACCACAAATCAAAGAATTCTACGAGGCGACGACGACCGTTACCGTGACGGAACCACCAGCCCCTCAATAA
- a CDS encoding cytochrome c oxidase subunit 3, which produces MRRDEYQAKFGFALFIASLTMFFLASLAAYGIIRGTSGAPAISLGSFPLSLVASTISMLGVSFAMHKAVINVRRERQARFRRWLITAAVISVVFLIFQSLGLHSLLDMHRAALDEGVTKQFGLMFFLVFIHALHVVGGIAFLSGVLVRARHDAYDHEKHWSVDICALYWHFLDVVWIVMLGTFLLGR; this is translated from the coding sequence ATGCGGCGCGATGAATATCAGGCCAAGTTTGGGTTTGCCCTTTTCATCGCCTCGCTGACGATGTTTTTTCTCGCCAGTCTCGCCGCTTACGGAATTATTCGCGGTACTTCAGGTGCGCCTGCTATCTCGCTTGGGTCGTTTCCGCTGAGTCTGGTCGCCAGTACGATCAGCATGCTGGGCGTTAGCTTCGCTATGCATAAGGCCGTGATCAATGTACGCCGCGAGCGGCAGGCACGCTTCCGGCGATGGCTGATTACAGCTGCAGTGATTTCGGTCGTCTTCCTTATTTTTCAATCGCTGGGCCTGCACTCGCTTTTAGATATGCATCGAGCAGCTCTTGATGAAGGCGTCACCAAGCAATTTGGCCTGATGTTCTTCCTTGTGTTTATCCACGCCTTACATGTCGTCGGGGGCATCGCCTTTTTGAGTGGTGTCCTGGTTCGGGCTCGCCACGATGCCTATGACCATGAGAAACACTGGAGCGTCGACATCTGTGCGTTGTACTGGCACTTCTTAGATGTCGTCTGGATCGTCATGCTTGGTACGTTTCTATTGGGTCGTTAG
- a CDS encoding cytochrome c oxidase subunit 3 family protein produces the protein MSAAVEPQDQAHHEDGDHHGHSPFQAHHFETMQQQFDAGKLGIWLFLFTEILMFSGLFCAYLIYRYNHPEVFLYAHKQLDTTMGAINTVVLIVSSLTMAWAVRAAQLSQKKLLIFMLSATLALAGVFLVVKYFEYTHKFDIGLYTGQANVMYQLQHPDESEHNQELYNSAIAAEKHEKAEHKEEEEHAVAEAEHEDAHPEQHADEHASGQGDSHGHGHGGPEQFLDAPRNTQIFFGIYYMMTGLHGFHILFGMVAIGWLLFRSIRGDFDREYFGPVDYVGLYWHLVDLIWIYLFPLLYLIRS, from the coding sequence ATGAGCGCCGCCGTCGAACCCCAAGATCAGGCCCATCATGAGGACGGTGATCATCACGGTCACAGTCCTTTCCAGGCTCACCACTTCGAAACGATGCAGCAGCAGTTCGATGCAGGTAAGCTTGGCATCTGGCTCTTTCTGTTCACGGAAATCCTGATGTTCAGCGGGCTCTTTTGTGCCTACCTGATCTACCGATATAACCACCCCGAAGTGTTCTTGTACGCTCACAAGCAACTCGACACGACAATGGGCGCCATCAATACGGTCGTGCTTATCGTGAGCAGCTTGACGATGGCTTGGGCTGTTCGTGCTGCTCAGCTTAGCCAGAAGAAACTGCTGATCTTCATGCTTAGTGCCACCCTGGCATTAGCTGGCGTGTTTTTGGTCGTTAAGTACTTCGAATACACGCACAAGTTTGATATCGGTTTGTATACCGGTCAGGCAAATGTGATGTACCAGCTTCAACATCCCGACGAAAGCGAACACAACCAAGAGCTTTACAATTCGGCAATCGCTGCCGAGAAGCACGAAAAAGCTGAGCACAAAGAAGAAGAAGAACACGCGGTTGCTGAAGCCGAACACGAGGACGCGCATCCTGAGCAGCATGCAGACGAGCACGCTTCCGGACAAGGTGACTCTCACGGGCACGGCCATGGTGGCCCTGAACAGTTCCTGGATGCTCCGCGAAACACGCAAATCTTCTTCGGCATTTATTACATGATGACCGGGCTTCACGGTTTCCATATTTTGTTTGGCATGGTCGCGATCGGATGGTTACTATTCCGCTCTATCCGCGGCGATTTTGACAGAGAGTATTTCGGTCCTGTCGACTACGTGGGCCTCTATTGGCACTTGGTCGACCTGATTTGGATCTACCTGTTCCCGCTGCTCTATCTCATTCGTTCCTAA